The following proteins are co-located in the Pedobacter sp. FW305-3-2-15-E-R2A2 genome:
- a CDS encoding HupE/UreJ family protein produces the protein MQDFWLYFQLGWQHILDWQGYDHILFVVVLCVTYAISDWRRVLILVTAFTVGHSITLALSVFKVITINTPLIEFLIPVTILITATANILNKKPKNRGTNFKYLLALFFGLIHGLGFSNYLKSLLGKSTSIVVELLAFNLGLEVGQVIIVVGILLLSFLLIWIVKIKRWDWNFFISSAIFGISFIMAAERFSAAFLN, from the coding sequence ATGCAAGATTTTTGGCTTTATTTCCAGTTAGGTTGGCAACATATTTTAGATTGGCAGGGATATGATCATATCCTTTTTGTAGTGGTATTGTGCGTTACCTACGCCATCAGCGACTGGAGAAGGGTCCTGATCCTGGTTACGGCTTTCACCGTCGGCCATAGCATTACACTGGCATTAAGTGTCTTCAAAGTAATTACCATTAATACTCCACTTATCGAATTTCTGATTCCGGTAACCATCCTGATTACCGCTACAGCCAATATATTAAACAAAAAACCGAAAAACCGGGGCACGAATTTCAAATATCTCCTTGCGTTATTTTTTGGCCTTATTCATGGACTGGGCTTTTCCAACTACCTGAAAAGCTTACTCGGAAAAAGCACCAGTATTGTTGTAGAACTCCTGGCCTTTAATTTAGGACTGGAAGTTGGTCAGGTGATTATTGTCGTTGGAATTCTCCTGCTTTCCTTTCTCCTGATCTGGATTGTAAAAATAAAGCGATGGGACTGGAATTTCTTCATCTCATCAGCTATATTTGGTATATCATTTATTATGGCTGCCGAGCGTTTTTCCGCTGCTTTTCTAAATTGA
- a CDS encoding M1 family metallopeptidase, which yields MKRNLLLFAALFLTINTYAQHLNNPGANHGNKFEQLGTIISDPNSYRSASGAPGPAYWQQRADYEINATLDEKNLRLTGSESITYYNNSPDPLSYLWVQLDENEHKATSDNKLTETSQMSDQMNYQSLSGIIGEANDLGVKIIKVTDEKGTPLPYTINNTMMRIDLPTTLQPKGKYKLNITWDYKISNRMTVGGRGGYEYFAEDDNYLFTITQWFPRMAVYSDVQGWQNKQFEGRGEFALVFGNYKVNMTVPADHVVGATGECQNYAQVLNSGSLKRWNAAQTAASPVEIVNLEEVKSAMTKKSTAKKTWTYTAENVRDFAWVSSRRLVWDAMATHINGKKIMAMSYYGPEAYPLYNKYSTKVIAHTLKVYSKHTIPYPYPVAISVEAANGMEYPMICFNYGRAEKDGTYTEAIKYGMIGVIIHEVGHNFFPMIVNSDERQWSWMDEGLNTFCQYMAEQEWDNNYPSQRGPAHKIVDYMKMPKDQLEPIMTNSENIINFGPNAYAKPATALNILRETVMGRELFDYAFKEYAKRWAFKHPTPADLFRTMEDASAVDLDWFWRGWFFGTDPVDIALNDVRYYRMNSMKQAEEKKEDKKAFEKNNDNISRGRNRAEGVKFAVEQDTTLQDFYNKFNRFEVSKTADEQFQKYYASLTADEKKLYERKKNFYELDFSNEGGLVMPIIIEWTFADGSKEVDRIPAYIWRKNENKVTKVFAKDKEVVAVQLDPYRETADIDENNNSWPRKAKPSRFELFKQQQSPRGASAGPNPMQQSRQK from the coding sequence ATGAAAAGAAATTTACTGCTATTTGCTGCGCTCTTTTTAACCATAAACACCTATGCCCAACATTTAAATAACCCTGGCGCTAACCATGGAAATAAATTTGAGCAATTGGGAACCATCATTTCAGATCCAAATTCCTACCGGTCGGCCTCAGGTGCACCTGGACCCGCATACTGGCAACAACGGGCAGATTATGAAATCAATGCCACACTTGACGAGAAAAACCTACGCCTTACCGGTTCAGAATCAATTACATATTATAACAATTCACCTGATCCATTGAGCTACCTCTGGGTACAGCTCGATGAAAATGAACACAAAGCAACCAGCGACAATAAGCTGACCGAAACCAGTCAAATGAGCGATCAGATGAACTATCAGTCGCTTTCCGGCATCATCGGCGAAGCAAATGATCTTGGTGTAAAAATCATCAAGGTAACGGACGAAAAAGGAACCCCACTTCCCTATACCATCAACAATACCATGATGCGCATCGACCTTCCCACTACGCTTCAACCAAAGGGAAAATACAAGTTAAACATCACCTGGGATTATAAGATATCGAACAGAATGACTGTCGGCGGTAGAGGCGGCTATGAATACTTTGCTGAAGACGACAACTACCTCTTTACCATCACTCAATGGTTTCCCAGGATGGCCGTTTATTCGGATGTTCAGGGCTGGCAGAACAAACAGTTCGAAGGCAGAGGAGAATTTGCACTGGTATTTGGCAATTACAAAGTTAACATGACCGTTCCTGCAGACCACGTAGTTGGTGCAACCGGCGAGTGTCAGAACTATGCACAAGTACTAAATAGTGGTAGTCTGAAAAGATGGAATGCCGCGCAAACCGCAGCATCGCCCGTAGAGATCGTCAATCTTGAGGAAGTAAAATCGGCCATGACGAAAAAGTCAACCGCAAAAAAAACCTGGACTTACACTGCTGAAAATGTAAGAGATTTCGCCTGGGTTTCTTCCCGCCGACTGGTATGGGATGCCATGGCGACCCATATCAATGGAAAAAAGATTATGGCCATGTCCTATTATGGTCCTGAAGCTTATCCATTATACAATAAGTATTCAACGAAAGTTATTGCCCATACCTTAAAGGTATATTCAAAACATACCATCCCCTACCCTTATCCGGTAGCGATCTCGGTGGAGGCTGCAAACGGGATGGAATATCCGATGATCTGTTTTAACTACGGACGTGCGGAAAAAGATGGAACTTATACAGAAGCCATTAAATATGGAATGATCGGTGTGATCATCCATGAAGTAGGGCATAATTTCTTTCCCATGATCGTCAACTCTGATGAAAGACAATGGTCATGGATGGATGAAGGGCTGAATACCTTCTGCCAGTATATGGCGGAGCAGGAATGGGACAACAACTACCCTTCACAGCGCGGCCCTGCACATAAGATCGTGGATTACATGAAAATGCCTAAAGATCAGCTGGAACCCATCATGACCAATTCAGAAAACATCATCAATTTTGGTCCAAATGCTTATGCTAAACCCGCCACAGCATTGAATATCCTGAGAGAAACGGTAATGGGCAGGGAGTTATTCGACTATGCCTTCAAGGAGTATGCGAAACGATGGGCATTTAAGCACCCTACTCCTGCAGATCTGTTCAGAACAATGGAAGATGCTTCTGCGGTAGATCTTGATTGGTTCTGGAGAGGCTGGTTTTTTGGAACTGACCCGGTAGATATTGCGTTGAACGACGTTCGTTACTACCGCATGAACAGCATGAAACAAGCGGAAGAGAAGAAAGAGGATAAAAAAGCATTTGAAAAAAACAACGACAATATCAGCAGGGGAAGAAACCGTGCCGAGGGGGTAAAATTTGCCGTAGAGCAAGATACAACGCTCCAGGATTTTTACAATAAATTTAATCGTTTTGAGGTCAGCAAGACTGCTGATGAGCAGTTTCAAAAGTATTATGCGTCTTTAACTGCTGACGAGAAAAAACTATATGAGCGCAAGAAAAATTTCTATGAGCTTGACTTTTCAAATGAAGGGGGACTGGTGATGCCAATCATTATCGAATGGACTTTTGCCGATGGAAGCAAAGAAGTAGACCGCATTCCTGCCTATATCTGGAGAAAGAATGAGAACAAAGTGACTAAAGTTTTTGCTAAAGATAAAGAAGTAGTTGCCGTACAACTTGATCCCTACCGCGAAACTGCTGACATCGATGAAAATAACAATTCATGGCCGAGAAAAGCAAAACCTTCAAGGTTCGAATTGTTTAAACAACAACAATCCCCGAGAGGGGCTTCTGCCGGACCAAACCCGATGCAACAGTCCAGACAAAAATAA
- a CDS encoding erythromycin esterase family protein, with protein MLKYLNKNLIGTVLFICLFLQTLEICAQSPESFKSALVQQSINLNPQQLFSNPAQHQALPFPDFGDFKVFGIGEQSHGTSEFIRAKTRLISFLSAKYKINKIGLEAPMAEVDRLNAYLLDGKPMLPEILKSFQLYNYECKEFADLVETVREINRKNPGQISFFGFDFQSPYQTLQNLSAYSKTRKIPNTDSIAKIIGYYKQLDYQLSSHTISPEDFQTLNAMSKQFMTDYQGLQTKDSALDSGLAKNINNYQQFLLLNDPEKNKHDVRIMSNTRDSLMAENVLSEVTAGSKIILLAHNGHIQKTRNPYSKAMGLFLKRKLGSAYKSMGMSTSEGFYTAYNDQQQKVSSKNPIQQPLADSFEYYFSQTHKPAFLLNTRLISNRKIPAKKYRFLPFGYTHKQFQSGNILADFDYILHINKTTGTNSFYVN; from the coding sequence ATGTTGAAGTACCTGAATAAAAACTTAATTGGAACTGTGCTGTTCATTTGTCTCTTTCTACAGACACTGGAAATCTGCGCCCAATCCCCCGAAAGCTTCAAATCGGCATTGGTGCAGCAATCCATTAATTTAAACCCCCAGCAATTATTTAGCAATCCAGCACAACATCAAGCTCTTCCCTTTCCCGACTTTGGGGATTTTAAAGTTTTTGGAATCGGAGAGCAATCCCATGGGACAAGCGAATTTATACGGGCAAAAACCAGGCTGATCAGCTTTTTATCCGCTAAATATAAAATCAACAAAATAGGCTTGGAAGCACCAATGGCAGAAGTAGATCGGTTAAACGCTTACTTATTGGATGGAAAACCAATGCTTCCGGAAATCTTAAAAAGCTTTCAGCTTTATAACTATGAATGTAAAGAATTTGCTGATCTCGTTGAAACGGTAAGAGAAATCAACCGCAAAAACCCAGGGCAAATCAGCTTTTTCGGATTCGATTTTCAAAGCCCATATCAGACTTTACAAAACTTATCCGCTTACAGTAAAACAAGAAAAATTCCAAATACAGATTCTATTGCTAAAATCATCGGATATTACAAACAACTTGACTATCAATTGTCTTCCCATACGATCAGTCCGGAAGATTTCCAGACCCTGAATGCGATGAGCAAACAGTTTATGACGGATTATCAGGGCCTCCAGACCAAGGACAGTGCTTTAGATTCCGGCCTGGCTAAGAACATCAACAATTATCAGCAGTTTCTACTGCTAAATGATCCTGAAAAAAACAAACATGATGTACGAATCATGTCGAATACAAGAGATTCCTTAATGGCCGAGAATGTGCTCAGCGAAGTCACAGCAGGGAGTAAAATCATCCTGCTCGCCCATAATGGCCATATACAGAAAACGCGAAATCCATATTCAAAAGCCATGGGGCTCTTTCTGAAAAGAAAACTGGGTAGCGCTTACAAAAGCATGGGCATGTCTACATCGGAAGGCTTTTATACCGCATACAATGATCAGCAACAAAAAGTAAGCAGTAAAAACCCCATTCAACAGCCTTTGGCAGATAGTTTTGAATATTATTTTTCACAAACACACAAACCTGCTTTCCTATTGAATACGAGACTGATTTCAAACAGAAAAATCCCTGCCAAAAAGTATCGCTTTTTACCTTTTGGTTATACCCATAAACAATTCCAATCCGGCAATATCCTGGCCGATTTCGATTACATCCTACATATTAACAAAACAACCGGAACCAACAGCTTTTATGTCAACTAA
- a CDS encoding TIGR04149 family rSAM-modified RiPP — protein sequence MKKLKKLSASKEVIETLDGKVMKNVVGGITGTCSGGCPTRASTITLCSGNPAGCGTCTSGCPCKPNKGFEPGLDPMDPGFGFGL from the coding sequence ATGAAAAAGCTAAAAAAATTATCAGCGAGTAAAGAAGTTATTGAAACTTTAGACGGAAAAGTGATGAAGAATGTTGTTGGTGGTATCACCGGAACCTGTAGTGGCGGATGTCCTACAAGAGCCTCAACTATAACCCTTTGCTCTGGAAATCCAGCTGGATGTGGTACTTGCACCAGTGGTTGCCCATGTAAACCTAACAAGGGATTTGAACCTGGATTAGATCCTATGGATCCTGGATTTGGATTCGGATTGTAA
- a CDS encoding DUF6702 family protein: MVQVLLISFLHLFHPFYVSVTEITQNPKTKTVQVSVRVFFDDFEKALDHKYKAKLNILKPLDRKKVDLLIADYLQKHLQIRANQKPLPLKYIGYEIEEDAAWCYFETEKLETIKNFDIRNDILFDEHDSQSNMVHVTLNGQRKSTKLDNPKAEARLTF; encoded by the coding sequence ATGGTACAAGTTTTATTGATCTCCTTTCTTCATCTCTTTCATCCGTTTTATGTGAGTGTAACGGAAATCACCCAAAATCCGAAAACAAAAACGGTACAGGTAAGCGTGCGTGTTTTCTTTGATGATTTTGAAAAGGCGCTGGACCACAAGTATAAAGCGAAGCTGAATATCTTAAAACCGCTGGATCGTAAGAAGGTGGACCTGCTGATTGCTGATTACCTGCAAAAGCATTTACAGATTAGGGCGAATCAAAAACCTTTGCCGCTAAAGTATATTGGTTATGAGATTGAAGAAGATGCTGCCTGGTGTTATTTCGAAACGGAAAAATTAGAAACCATTAAAAACTTCGATATCCGGAATGATATTCTTTTTGATGAACATGATTCCCAGTCCAATATGGTCCATGTGACTTTGAACGGTCAAAGGAAAAGCACTAAACTGGACAATCCTAAGGCTGAAGCGAGGCTGACCTTCTGA
- a CDS encoding lanthionine synthetase LanC family protein: MSTKPSNTEQPTSAEEIFQYVESHENPFLNLSLLAGNYGQILYYGYLYQSYRNPQYLERVYDLIEAALDTFQEQISGNDNLDATHGSGFSGFFWVLGHLSEIGVLEESLDDIIDSDIQEFVEKSLDADIEIENYDPLYGFIGKGLFLLQQKEKPFAKRGIEKIIKALDQSKITDKDGNYTWVDIRNLTHADKNKSEHVVYDCGLAHGVAGIIAFCCEAYPVLEDPTLRTLTKTLIRKASSWLLSQEKDNDLFKFPIAKFKNTVDPGNHPYYARLGWCYGDICIAITLTKVASILDEDDYFRTKAMEIAIHSTAIDLQQSGTVKENGKIDPSFCHGTCGISYIYLKLFEQLKDERLKQASKFWEKITREQTVQYLEEQNLISELTDQQEDYGLLYGYMGIGLVNLSLEENKSFTWDKMLLL; encoded by the coding sequence ATGTCAACTAAACCAAGCAACACCGAACAGCCCACTTCTGCGGAAGAGATTTTTCAGTATGTGGAATCTCATGAAAATCCATTTTTAAACCTCAGCCTTCTGGCAGGTAATTATGGTCAGATTTTATATTATGGATACCTCTATCAATCTTACCGAAATCCACAGTATTTAGAGCGGGTATATGACCTGATCGAGGCTGCACTTGATACCTTTCAGGAGCAAATCTCTGGAAATGACAACCTCGATGCGACTCATGGAAGCGGTTTCTCCGGTTTCTTTTGGGTACTTGGTCACCTTTCTGAAATTGGTGTACTCGAAGAATCGCTGGATGACATCATTGATTCGGACATACAGGAATTCGTAGAGAAATCACTGGATGCTGATATTGAAATTGAGAATTACGACCCCCTGTATGGCTTTATTGGAAAAGGGCTTTTTCTACTTCAGCAAAAAGAAAAACCATTTGCAAAGCGGGGTATTGAAAAAATCATCAAAGCATTAGATCAATCAAAAATTACAGATAAAGATGGAAATTACACCTGGGTAGATATCCGGAACCTCACTCATGCTGACAAAAACAAAAGTGAACATGTCGTCTATGATTGCGGGCTGGCTCACGGGGTTGCGGGAATTATTGCTTTTTGTTGTGAGGCATACCCTGTACTTGAAGATCCGACATTGCGGACATTAACCAAAACGCTCATCCGAAAAGCTTCCTCATGGCTCCTTTCTCAGGAGAAGGACAACGACCTTTTCAAATTCCCTATTGCTAAATTTAAAAATACGGTTGATCCAGGTAACCACCCTTACTATGCCAGACTCGGCTGGTGCTATGGAGACATTTGCATTGCAATTACTCTTACCAAGGTAGCTTCCATTTTAGATGAGGATGACTATTTCCGTACGAAAGCAATGGAGATTGCCATCCATTCTACCGCCATCGACCTGCAACAGTCAGGAACGGTAAAAGAAAATGGTAAAATCGACCCCTCATTTTGTCATGGAACCTGCGGGATCAGTTATATTTATTTAAAGTTGTTTGAGCAGCTCAAAGACGAAAGATTGAAACAGGCAAGTAAGTTCTGGGAAAAGATCACCAGGGAACAAACCGTACAATATCTGGAGGAGCAAAACCTGATCAGTGAACTTACAGATCAACAGGAAGACTACGGACTGCTCTATGGATACATGGGGATCGGATTGGTAAATCTCTCACTGGAGGAAAACAAAAGCTTTACCTGGGATAAAATGCTCTTATTGTAA